A genomic window from Silene latifolia isolate original U9 population chromosome Y, ASM4854445v1, whole genome shotgun sequence includes:
- the LOC141629171 gene encoding uncharacterized protein LOC141629171, translating into MAKKIKNLSNLERAKIIQIILLKCINGKPVRGTMLELAQQYGVTRKAITNLWNEAKQQRDAGVLINVNSKLKGREGTNKVTFDAARFKSIHYKLRITQKRMAAAMAVSQSTVCRWVKSKVIRSHTNALKPSLTDKNKLARLIFCLSKLYYDEMLSKIMFKDQGNLIHIDEKWFYITKDRQRYYLSQTEPDPEEEPFRSVQSKSYIGKIMFMCAVARPKFDANNECVFDGKIGIWPLVSLEPAQRNSKNRVAGTLETKPIESITKPVIKSMMLRVVLPEIKRKWPANATKNIFIQQDNARPHISNNDPDFREAASSDGAIQSLQTLTNSYKLDELVVAVTTAFENLEVIKLNYVFITMQGCNAENITELVDLCKCRFTVFDRVDS; encoded by the exons atggcaaagaaaatcaaaaacttgaGTAACTTAGAGAGAGCAAAAATTATTCAGATTATACTTCTGAAATGTATAAATGGGAAACCAGTCAGGGGTACCATGCTAGAGTTGGCTCAACAATATGGTGTAACCAGGAAAGCCATCACGAATTTATGGAATGAAGCAAAGCAACAAAGAGATGCAGGGGTACTCATTAACGTGAATAGCAAACTAAAGGGAAGGGAAGGAACTAACAAGGTGACATTTGATGCTGCAAGGTTCAAAAGCATTCACTACAAACTCAGGATTACTCAAAAAAGGATGGCTGCTGCTATGGCTGTAAGTCAGTCAACTGTCTGTAGATGGGTTAAAAGTAAAGTGATAAGGAGTCATACCAATGCTCTAAAACCAAGTTTGACAGACAAAAATAAGCTTGCTAGGTTAATTTTCTGTCTCTCAAAGCTTTATTATGATGAAATGCTAAGTAAAATCATGTTCAAAGACCAAGGTAATCTTATACACATAGATGAAAAATGGTTTTACATCACTAAAGATAGGCAAAGGTACTACTTAAGTCAGACAGAACCAGACCCAGAAGAAGAACCATTCAGAAGCGTTCAATCAAAATCTTACATAGGCAAAATCATGTTTATGTGTGCTGTTGCGAGACCAAAATTTGATGCTAACAATGAATGTGTGTTTGATGGAAAGATAGGAATTTGGCCCCTTGTTTCTTTGGAGCCAGCCCAAAGAAACTCAAAGAATAGGGTTGCAGGCACACTAGAGACAAAACCAATTGAAAGCATTACCAAACCAGTTATCAAAAGTATGATGCTAAGGGTGGTGCTACCAGAAATCAAGAGAAAATGGCCTGCAAATGCAACTAAAAACATATTCATCCAGCAAGATAATGCAAGGCCACACATCAGCAACAATGATCCAGATTTCAGAGAGGCAGCAAGCAGTGATGG GGCCATCCAGTCTCTCCAAACACTCACCAATTCATACAAATTGGATGAGCTAGTGGTAGCAGTAACAACTGCCTTCGAAAATTTAGAAGTGATTAAGCTAAATTATGTGTTCATCACAATGCAGGGTT GTAATGCAGAAAATATTACTGAGTTGGTAGATCTTTGTAAATGTCGATTCACCGTATTTGATAGAGTAGACAGTTAA